A genomic region of Metopolophium dirhodum isolate CAU chromosome 1, ASM1992520v1, whole genome shotgun sequence contains the following coding sequences:
- the LOC132951330 gene encoding piggyBac transposable element-derived protein 4-like, giving the protein MEIWYTIQPKVHQFCPSKSGIQKEFELNSNFTILDFFEALVTPFLLGKVAYETNEYYRQNTESHIMSCRNASWYDTTSEELYLFISVQMLMARNKKLDISEYWSTDPLLYSPIFGKIMSINRFQLLLRYINFCNNNNQVTNDRLFKIDIVLKDIKNNFRSAMVSFQNLVIDESLVLWKGRLSFKQFIRTKRHRFGIKFFILCDVETDYILDFIIYTGKTTRLVSCNPNLGQSGAVVKTLMKRYLNIGHTLYTDNWYTSPILSMYLHKKNPNTCGTVRYNRRGMLPFKKTEFQPGQTESIHTEKMFTIKWMDWREVHMLTTIHGDEQLPIQKHGKITMKPKCVKEYNENMGSVDKTDMLLSGVEYLSLLNAYSSYKTVTGNHIPIAQFQMELIRQIIEKYQTDRLPKSRPPTKDQPSKLIDKHFSSEVPATQSRRLARRRCQLCKKNNKRTDTRYRM; this is encoded by the exons ATGGAAATCTGGTACACCATTCAACCTAAGGTTCACCAGTTTTGTCCAAGTAAAAGTGGTATCCAAAAAGAGTTTGAACTAAACAGTAACtttactattttagatttttttgaagCTCTCGTAACTCCATTTTTATTGGGCAAAGTTGCATATGAAACAAATGAATACTATAGGCAAAACACTGAATCACATATTATGTCATGTCGCAATGCAAGTTGGTATGACACTACATCAGaggaattatatttatttatttcagtacAAATGCTTATGGCTAGAAATAAAAAACTTGACATTTCAGAATATTGGTCTACAGATCCACTACTTTATTCTcctatttttggaaaaatcatgAGTATAAATCGGTTTCAGTTACTTTTgcgttatattaatttttgtaataataacaatcaagtCACAAATGACCGCTTATTCAAAATTGATATAGTATTAAAAGACATAAAGAATAATTTCAGATCTGCTATGGTGTCATTTCAAAATCTTGTTATAGATGAGAGTTTGGTGCTATGGAAAGGGAGACTTTCATTCAAGCAATTCATAAGAACTAAACGTCATCGGTTtggaataaaattttttattttgtgtgatGTAGAAacagattatattttagattttattatatacactggAAAAACTACACGTCTTGTTTCGTGTAATCCTAACTTGGGCCAATCAGGTGCTGTTGTAAAAACATTGAtgaaaagatatttaaatatagggCATACTCTATATACTGACAACTGGTATACATCACCAATACTTTCAatgtacttacataaaaaaaaccccAATACTTGTGGTACTGTAAGGTATAATCGTCGTGGAATGCTACCATTCAAAAAAACTGAATTTCAACCAGGTCAAACTGAAAGTATACATactgaaaaaatgtttacaataaaatgGATGGACTGGAGGGAGGTGCATATGCTTACCACGATACATGGAGATGAACAATTGCCTATTCAAAAACATGGTAAAATAACCATGAAACCGAAATGTGTAAAAGAATACAATGAAAATATGGGATCTGTGGATAAGACTGATATGTTACTTAGTGGTGTAGagt atttatcattattaaatgcTTACTCATCATATAAGACAGTTACTGGAAATCATATTCCAATAGCTCAGTTTCAGATGGAACTAATAAGGCagataatagaaaaatatcaaACCGATCGTCTACCAAAATCAAGACCACCGACTAAGGACCAACCATCAAAACTAATTGATAAGCATTTTTCCTCAGAAGTTCCAGCAACACAATCTAGAAGGCTTGCCAGAAGAAGATGCCAACTATgcaagaaaaataataagagAACTGACACTAGATACAGAATGTGA